A window of Fragaria vesca subsp. vesca linkage group LG7, FraVesHawaii_1.0, whole genome shotgun sequence contains these coding sequences:
- the LOC101311234 gene encoding 3-ketoacyl-CoA synthase 21-like has product MEFLLTMCLVSLFYGFCCLLKSFLQRRHQSCYLLAYECYKPTEDMKLRTDSCAKIVMRNKNLGLEEFRFLLKTIVNSGIGEETSCPRNILQGREEKPNLADSLSEMDEIIFNTLDNLFTRYPSVSPSQIDILVVNVSMFSPSPSLTSRIVNRYKMRENIKTFNLSGMGCSASLVAVDVVQGLFKSYKDSYALVVSTESMAPNWYCGKEKSMMLTNCLFRSGGCSMLFTNRRYHRHQAILKLKTLVRTHIGSSDDAYNCCIQLEDDSGYPGFRLTKYLTKAAVLAFTMNLQVLVPKVLPLREIFRYVLESKLQKKRGTKSQKLEAVGAGLNMKAGIEHFCIHPGGRAIIDGIGKSLELDEYDLEPSRMALFRFGNTSAAGFWYALGYMEAKKRLKKGDRILMSGFGAGFKCNNIVWEVLRDLDDANVWKNCIDSYPPHNIGNPFMEKFGWINDDYISFVRIDFSKLFA; this is encoded by the coding sequence ATGGAGTTTCTCTTGACAATGTGTCTAGTCTCTCTTTTCTATGGTTTTTGCTGCCTTTTAAAGTCATTTCTCCAAAGGAGACATCAGTCCTGCTATTTACTGGCCTATGAGTGCTACAAACCCACAGAGGACATGAAGCTCCGAACCGACTCATGTGCGAAAATCGTCATGAGAAACAAGAATCTGGGGCTGGAAGAGTTCAGGTTTCTCTTGAAAACCATTGTCAATTCCGGCATTGGTGAGGAAACTTCTTGCCCAAGGAACATCCTCCAAGGCCGAGAAGAAAAGCCAAACCTAGCAGATTCACTCTCTGAGATGGATGAAATCATCTTCAACACACTTGACAATCTTTTCACCCGGTACCCTTCAGTCTCCCCATCACAAATCGACATCCTCGTAGTCAATGTCTCTATGTTCTCCCCTTCACCCTCCCTAACATCTCGAATAGTGAACCGTTACAAGATGAGGGAGAACATCAAGACATTCAACCTTTCCGGAATGGGCTGCAGCGCAAGCCTGGTGGCCGTTGATGTTGTCCAGGGCTTGTTCAAGTCATACAAAGACTCATACGCCCTTGTTGTGAGCACAGAGTCGATGGCTCCTAACTGGTATTGCGGCAAAGAAAAATCCATGATGCTCACCAACTGTTTGTTTCGCTCGGGAGGCTGTTCGATGCTGTTCACCAATAGAAGATACCATAGGCACCAAGCTATCTTGAAATTGAAGACACTGGTAAGAACACATATCGGCTCCAGTGATGATGCTTACAATTGTTGCATACAGCTAGAAGATGATAGTGGTTACCCAGGTTTTCGTCTTACCAAATACCTCACAAAAGCAGCAGTTCTTGCTTTCACAATGAACCTACAAGTCCTGGTGCCAAAAGTACTTCCACTAAGGGAAATATTCCGGTACGTGCTGGAGTCTAAGCTGCAGAAGAAAAGGGGTACAAAGAGCCAAAAGTTAGAAGCAGTAGGAGCTGGTTTGAATATGAAGGCTGGAATAGAGCACTTCTGTATCCACCCTGGTGGAAGAGCAATCATAGATGGGATTGGCAAGAGCTTAGAATTAGACGAGTATGATCTTGAGCCATCTAGAATGGCGCTTTTCCGATTTGGTAACACATCAGCTGCTGGGTTTTGGTATGCTTTAGGATACATGGAAGCCAAAAAGAGGCTTAAGAAGGGTGATAGGATTCTTATGAGTGGATTTGGAGCAGGTTTTAAGTGCAACAATATTGTTTGGGAAGTACTGAGGGACTTGGATGATGCTAATGTTTGGAAAAACTGCATAGATAGTTATCCTCCGCATAATATTGGCAACCCTTTCATGGAGAAGTTTGGTTGGATCAATGATGATTACATCAGCTTTGTTAGGATTGATTTCAGCAAATTATTCGCTTAA
- the LOC101293041 gene encoding uncharacterized protein LOC101293041: MSWLRSAVNKAVEVGNNNNLTRTVKNYADSVVQQAGHAVAEGAKRFQDRLGNRSFRSVKKSVQRLEEAAVTCRGAERAEILRRWVVLLKEVERLKLSQAEVKERAAAEQSSGGGGASEDVSDIRRKISTVLYYDSDVGGELMNFRDVFLMSQALEGITLSMIIEAPNDEEVALLSEMFRLCLTGGKEVHNAIVSSIQDLAKAFSGYNDEVLVKREELLQFAQGAITGLKINADLGRIDDEASRLKKKLDERTPLVKSPSTEGHDKASEETKLETVEALKKALAQIRACSRLEGLLLKKKLLNSGDSSEIHAQKVDKLKVLSESLASSSVKAENRISDNRVQKEEALKVRVSKASEVREREKEIEAEVAELERQRDDLEAQLKKVNISLAAANSRLRNTREERDQFEEANTKIVAHLETKEDELSKSIASCKVEADVLHTWINFLEDTWVLQCSYAEMKEKQVNDELEKHGDYFVNFAINLLSAYKNELGPSISRIGKFVENLKNLSKKSGVVPNAENEDSKVLNPLRSLEEEYLDHETKIITTFSVVDNMKAHFYSEQAKTSRKEDPRVKELFDDIEKLRAQFEAVERPILQIETPIPQAETPDDKLQTAPSDPSAEGSVAQKAETVKHSESGAVKEEQVLDPEDDLAKLESEFGKVGQDYSTEEVGDWEFDELERELRFGDPSTTK, from the exons ATGTCGTGGCTGAGATCGGCGGTGAACAAAGCCGTGGAGGTCGGTAACAACAACAACCTCACCCGCACCGTCAAGAACTACGCCGATTCCGTCGTCCAGCAGGCCGGCCACGCCGTCGCCGAAGGCGCCAAGCGCTTTCAGGACCGTCTG GGGAATCGGAGCTTTCGGAGCGTGAAGAAGAGTGTACAGAGATTGGAGGAGGCAGCTGTGACGTGTAGAGGAGCGGAGAGGGCTGAGATACTGAGGAGGTGGGTGGTTCTGCTCAAGGAGGTGGAGAGGCTGAAGCTAAGTCAGGCGGAAGTGAAGGAAAGGGCTGCGGCGGAGCAGAGTAGTGGCGGTGGTGGTGCTTCGGAGGATGTTAGTGATATTCGGAGGAAGATTTCGACG GTTTTGTATTATGACTCTGATGTTGGTGGTGAGCTGATGAACTTCCGTGACGTTTTTCTTATGAGCCAGGCTCTGGAGGGCATTACATTATCTATG ATTATTGAAGCACCAAATGATGAAGAGGTTGCCTTACTCTCGGAGATGTTTAG GCTCTGTCTTACTGGAGGGAAAGAAGTTCACAATGCTATTGTGAGCAGCATACAGGACTTGGCAAAAGCTTTTTCGGGCTACAACGATGAAGTATTG GTAAAGCGAGAGGAATTGCTTCAATTTGCTCAAGGTGCAATCACAGGATTGAAGATAAATGCTGATCTCGGGAG AATAGATGATGAGGCCTCTAGACTAAAGAAGAAGCTTGATGAAAGGACACCACTGGTGAAGTCTCCTTCAACCGAAGGTCATGACAAAGCATCAGAAGAAACAAAATTGGAAACAGTAGAG GCATTAAAAAAAGCACTCGCACAAATTCGAGCTTGTTCCAGATTAGAAGGGCTTCTACTCAAGAAGAAACTTTTGAACAGTGGAGATTCTTCAGAAATACATGCTCAAAAA GTTGACAAATTGAAGGTTTTATCGGAATCTCTTGCTAGCTCCTCTGTAAAAGCTGAAAATCGTATTTCAGATAACAG AGTTCAAAAGGAGGAAGCTCTAAAAGTTCGTGTGTCCAAAGCAAGTGAAGTGCGTGAAAGAGAGAAG GAAATAGAAGCTGAGGTTGCAGAGCTTGAAAGGCAAAGGGATGATCTTGAGGCTCAATTAAAAAAG GTTAATATCTCCTTGGCTGCAGCTAATTCTCGCCTCCGCAATACCAGGGAAGAGAGGGACCAATTTGAGGAAGCTAATACCAAGATTGTTGCCCACTTGGAAACAAAG GAAGATGAACTTTCAAAATCCATTGCCTCATGTAAGGTTGAGGCAGATGTTCTACATACATGGATTAACTTTTTGGAAGATACTTGGGTACTGCAGTGCTCCTATGCAGAGATGAAGGAGAAGCAGGTCAA TGATGAATTGGAGAAACATGGGGACTATTTTGTGAACTTCGCCATTAATCTTCTCTCTGCCTACAAG AATGAGTTGGGGCCTTCTATCAGTCGTATAGGAAAATTTGTGGAGAACCTTAAGAATTTGAGCAAGAA GTCAGGGGTGGTACCTAATGCAGAGAATGAGGACTCTAAAGTATTAAATCCATTAAGAAGTCTTGAGGAGGAATATTTGGACCATGAAACCAAG ATCATTACCACCTTCAGTGTAGTTGATAATATGAAAGCGCACTTTTATTCAGAACAGGCTAAAACTTCCAG GAAAGAAGACCCAAGGGTTAAGGAGCTGTTTGATGATATAGAAAAATTAAGAGCCCAATTCGAAGCTGTTGAAAGACCAATTCTACAAATAGAAACTCCAATTCCCCAAGCTGAAACTCCTGATGACAAGCTGCAGACTGCTCCATCTGATCCCTCAGCAGAGGGCTCAGTTGCGCAGAAAGCTGAGACAGTAAAGCATTCAGAGTCGGGTGCAGTCAAGGAAGAGCAAGTGCTCGACCCTGAAGATGACCTTGCAAAGCTTGAATCAGAGTTTGGCAAGGTTGGTCAAGACTACTCAACAGAGGAGGTTGGTGACTGGGAATTTGACGAGCTTGAGAGGGAACTAAGATTTGGTGATCCATCAACTACCAAATAA
- the LOC101310946 gene encoding probable membrane-associated kinase regulator 4-like, with protein MAIDHLTYDPSEDDYIDMEVGSYSALFSHSMSSPPHPREFEFQMSSSSLELEPSTTSPADELFYKGKLLPLHLPPRLQMVEKLLQNSTSCFDHKPKDRFEEFYSTPLGTAVTTPTSMSTPFESCNISPADSCQVSRELSRDEYIFEYATEGSGFGYVNENSKKSWTKKLKQYSSLGSKFKASRAYLKSLFGKTGCSNESSAVAASKNADEGMVMKSEDLSKYAKMGKKNPFGQIQKDKYRMSASGMRSFNKEKITENGAGLHRRSFSLAIKRHSTKNSTSPSSSSSSSSSSASSSSSCSNHSKGTQEPKFLKRCNSANSEMESSIQGAIAHCKQSQQTLRSRKTASEVGFYSLPTSLSPCEDKEGPDLCRG; from the coding sequence ATGGCTATTGACCACTTAACCTATGATCCTTCAGAAGATGACTACATAGACATGGAAGTCGGTTCATACTCCGCCCTCTTCTCCCACTCCATGAGCTCTCCTCCACACCCAAGAGAGTTTGAGTTTCAAATGTCATCAAGCTCACTAGAACTAGAGCCTTCAACCACTTCACCAGCTGATGAGCTTTTCTACAAAGGAAAGCTCCTTCCTCTTCACCTCCCACCGCGTTTACAAATGGTCGAAAAACTACTCCAAAACTCCACTTCTTGCTTTGATCATAAGCCAAAAGATAGATTTGAAGAGTTCTATAGCACCCCATTAGGCACTGCTGTCACTACTCCAACATCAATGAGTACCCCTTTTGAATCCTGCAACATCTCACCTGCAGACTCTTGTCAAGTTAGCAGAGAGCTGAGCCGGGATGAGTATATATTCGAGTATGCAACTGAAGGGAGTGGATTTGGATATGTAAATGAAAACTCCAAAAAATCTTGGACCAAAAAGTTGAAGCAGTATTCCTCACTTGGGTCTAAGTTCAAGGCTTCAAGGGCTTATCTCAAGTCCTTGTTTGGCAAAACTGGTTGCTCTAACGAGTCCAGTGCTGTAGCAGCTTCTAAGAATGCAGATGAAGGAATGGTTATGAAATCCGAGGACTTGAGTAAGTACGCAAAGATGGGAAAGAAAAATCCATTTGGACAGATTCAGAAGGATAAATATAGAATGTCTGCTTCTGGCATGAGGAGCTTCAACAAAGAAAAGATCACTGAGAATGGTGCTGGTCTACACAGAAGGTCATTTTCCTTAGCTATCAAGCGGCATTCAACAAAGAACTCTACTTCGCCATCCTCCTCATCCTCTTCCTCATCATCGTCAGCTTCTTCTTCATCTTCATGTTCAAATCATTCAAAAGGAACTCAGGAGCCAAAGTTTCTGAAGAGATGCAACAGTGCGAATTCAGAAATGGAGAGTTCAATTCAGGGGGCCATTGCACATTGCAAGCAATCTCAGCAAACACTTCGTTCGAGAAAGACTGCGAGTGAAGTTGGGTTTTACTCATTGCCAACATCACTGTCACCTTGTGAGGACAAAGAAGGGCCAGACCTTTGCAGGGGATGA
- the LOC101293343 gene encoding ankyrin repeat-containing protein At3g12360-like, producing the protein MSSSIPQGEIDIERGLMTTTTTAEPSPSASSAATAPALVLSNSGKRMDQAGKKKYVKQVTGRHNDTELHLAAQKGDLAAVKQILHDIDSQMVGTVTGDEFDSEVAEVRAAVVNEVNEPGETALFTAADRGHLDVVKELLKYSNKESVMKKNRSGFSPLHIAATQGHHAIVQVLLDHDPGLSKTIGPSNATPLISATQRGHIAVVDELLSKDSTLLEISKSNGKNALHLAARPGHVEIVRALLNRDPQLARRTDKKGQTALHMAVKGTSCEVVKLLLDADAAIVMLPDKFGNTALHVATRKKRAEIVNELLLLPDSNVNALNRDHKTALDIAEELPLSEESADVRACLYKYGAVRANELNQPRDELRKTVTQIKNDVHIQLEQTKKTNKNVQNISKDLRKLHREGINNATNSVTVVAVLFATVAFAAIFTVPGGDKNDGTAVVVNTPPFKIFFIFNAIALFTSLAVVVVQITLVRGETKAEKKVVEIINKLMWLASVCTSVAFMASSYIVVGRRHKWAAILVTVVGGMIMAAVLGTMTYYVVKSKRHRALRKKDKSTRRSGSNSWMPSDYSNSEIDRIYAL; encoded by the exons ATGTCTTCCTCAATTCCACAAG GTGAGATAGATATAGAGAGGGGTTTGATGACGACGACGACTACAGCGGAGCCATCGCCGTCGGCGTCATCGGCGGCGACGGCTCCGGCGCTGGTGCTGTCGAACTCCGGGAAGAGGATGGACCAGGCCGGGAAGAAGAAGTATGTGAAGCAGGTGACGGGGCGGCACAACGACACTGAGCTCCACCTGGCGGCGCAGAAGGGCGATCTGGCCGCCGTGAAGCAGATTCTGCATGATATTGACTCGCAGATGGTGGGGACGGTCACTGGGGATGAGTTTGACTCGGAGGTGGCGGAGGTGAGGGCGGCGGTGGTCAATGAGGTCAATGAGCCGGGGGAGACGGCGTTGTTCACGGCGGCGGATAGAGGGCATCTGGATGTGGTGAAAGAGTTGTTGAAGTATTCGAATAAGGAGAGTGTTATGAAGAAGAATCGCTCCGGGTTTAGTCCTTTGCATATTGCTGCAACTCAAGGCCATCATG CCATTGTTCAGGTACTCCTGGATCATGACCCCGGGCTAAGCAAGACAATTGGGCCGTCAAATGCAACCCCACTTATATCTGCCACTCAAAGAGGGCATATAGCTGTGGTTGATGAACTGTTGTCAAAGGATTCTACCTTGTTGGAGATTTCAAAATCAAATGGGAAGAATGCATTGCATCTGGCTGCAAGGCCAGGGCATGTGGAGATTGTAAGAGCATTGCTAAATAGGGATCCACAATTGGCACGAAGGACTGACAAGAAAGGGCAAACTGCCTTGCATATGGCTGTAAAAGGGACAAGCTGTGAGGTTGTGAAATTGCTTCTTGATGCAGATGCCGCAATTGTGATGCTTCCGGACAAATTTGGTAACACAGCATTACATGTAGCCACCAGGAAGAAGCGAGCTGAG ATAGTAAACGAGTTGTTATTACTTCCAGACAGCAATGTTAATGCACTGAATAGGGACCACAAAACCGCTCTTGACATTGCTGAAGAACTTCCACTTTCAGAAGAATCAGCAGATGTAAGGGCCTGCCTTTACAAATACGGTGCTGTTAGAGCTAATGAACTGAACCAACCAAGGGATGAATTGAGAAAAACAGTGACTCAGATCAAGAATGATGTTCATATCCAGCTTGAACAAACAAAGAAAACCAATAAAAACGTTCAGAATATTTCGAAAGACCTCAGGAAGCTCCATAGAGAAGGAATCAACAATGCCACCAACTCAGTCACTGTGGTGGCTGTTCTATTTGCAACAGTTGCTTTTGCAGCTATCTTTACTGTGCCAGGCGGTGATAAGAATGATGGAACAGCCGTTGTAGTGAACACTCCTCCATTCAAAATCTTCTTCATTTTCAATGCCATTGCTCTTTTTACATCTTTGGCCGTTGTGGTGGTTCAAATTACATTGGTCAGAGGTGAGACAAAAGCAGAGAAAAAGGTGGTAGAGATTATCAACAAGTTGATGTGGCTCGCTTCAGTATGCACTTCAGTGGCTTTCATGGCGTCCTCTTACATTGTGGTTGGCCGGCGGCATAAGTGGGCTGCAATTCTGGTAACAGTTGTTGGGGGAATGATAATGGCAGCGGTTCTTGGCACCATGACATATTATGTGGTGAAGTCAAAGCGGCACCGAGCCTTGAGGAAGAAGGATAAGAGCACAAGGAGGAGTGGATCCAACTCGTGGATGCCCTCCGACTACTCCAATTCGGAAATTGATAGAATCTATGCCCTTTAA
- the LOC101292744 gene encoding chalcone--flavonone isomerase 1-like — protein MAQSVTGIQIGGMSFPPSVKPPGSGNTFFLGGAGVRGMEIQGNFVKFTAIGVYLEDKAVPALAVKWKGKTAEELTESVEFFREIVTGPFEKFTQVTMILPLTGQQYSEKVSENCVAIWKKFGIYTDAEAKAIEKFIEVFKDQTFPPGASILFTQSPNGSLTIGFSKDGCIPEVGNAVIENKLLSESVLESIIGKQGVSPEARKSVATRLSELLKENDHCVAGNGKVDECTKEAEVKA, from the exons ATGGCACAATCAGTCACCGGAATCCAAATTGGAGGGATGTCGTTTCCTCCCTCCGTCAAGCCACCCGGCTCCGGCAATACCTTTTTCCTCGGCGGCGCAG GGGTGAGGGGGATGGAGATACAGGGGAATTTCGTGAAGTTCACGGCGATCGGAGTCTACTTGGAGGATAAGGCCGTGCCGGCGCTTGCCGTTAAGTGGAAGGGCAAGACGGCCGAGGAGTTGACAGAGTCGGTTGAGTTCTTCAGGGAGATCGTTACAG GTCCTTTTGAGAAATTCACACAAGTGACAATGATACTACCGCTGACGGGCCAGCAATACTCCGAGAAGGTTTCAGAGAATTGTGTTGCCATTTGGAAAAAGTTTGGAATATACACTGATGCAGAAGCGAAAGCCATTGAAAAGTTCATAGAGGTCTTCAAAGATCAGACCTTCCCACCCGGCGCTTCAATTCTCTTCACACAATCACCAAATGGATCATTGACG ATTGGCTTCTCCAAAGATGGTTGCATACCCGAAGTTGGGAATGCGGTGATTGAAAACAAGCTACTTTCAGAGTCAGTTCTCGAGTCAATTATTGGGAAGCAAGGTGTTTCTCCTGAAGCAAGGAAAAGTGTGGCTACAAGGCTATCAGAATTGTTGAAAGAGAATGATCATTGTGTGGCCGGAAATGGGAAAGTGGACGAGTGCACAAAGGAAGCAGAAGTCAAGGCATGA